From one Odontesthes bonariensis isolate fOdoBon6 chromosome 14, fOdoBon6.hap1, whole genome shotgun sequence genomic stretch:
- the arhgap21b gene encoding rho GTPase-activating protein 21 isoform X1 → MMASRWVPSCEDDERQRARSSFCENDSPEWRNLADSPAAQYPTEEEPFSWPRPKSVCLRRTSQGFGFTLRHFIVYPPESSLHYFPVNFRMEEDHGRRGRQRNRLEPMDTIFVKQVKEGGPAHAAGLCTGDRIVKVNGASIIGKAYCDVISLIQDSGDVLELCVMPKDEDILQLAYSQDAYIRGHSSYSGNACHIPDPPPVCYPRVDCKPPGMAQTTDSVGQVCRGSSAAPDHGYRKEITVPPSHPAPPPQSHPKSQMAVCMRNDSVRTVVVPPNAVHMGRVGPAHRTDYMDPVFVRGRPGSLAQYPHPRKADVYPGGPGMVPFGGPGPHFPGNHQNIDWRTYQTYREYIDNKGIHSHGSRTIQERLDNLRTASQTSFNTAHHIPRGGWGPKVIRRRSTSHERSYQGPPPHFQIAPRSVSQDRMSSAEKKCHARNWAPRSVSQDGFVHKARARSTDYVDPAELVRPNERRGGFERADQGTRPSRQSIPRHAMLYRPPAGYGGGMRGTPNSSLYSKGPDSLQTRSSPMLSDRPSHFGKSTSSEHSFSDQRVSVKGHQSGHTSQQGLSRIRAETMQPFEAGRGGALEGLRSSSSSTSKEMPQRPGILKTTQPNSQSQVNGQSPSETEVVLREKPPAGKNPSPLRHPSYILAVNDEGADPSADVVACWLPNDARREMHMRRLGEQHHASSSSNLDESLDSIPFIDEPVSPSVDREAAPIPPSAVISVAPSIATAPSSQGSPCPTIRRQLSHDQESLRSALLDSDSASKTERSKSYDEGLDNYQEEGRGRSPSKHMSGLRGLRKALDGHKLSGDSGSRRDSSSDIFADSSKEGLLNFRQLSTDKNKRVGGGMRSWKQMYAVLQGHTLTFYKDRKDALSHASAQSDEDPLRISVKACLIDISYSDTRRKNVLRLTTSDCEYLFQAEGRDDMLSWIRVIQENSNPDEENAAVTSQDLISRKIKEYNMMSTPSSRSEPSPKASRQSLSIKQAFLGGKTDGKIHSPHSPKTGEERRALKDDSSPPRDRGAWKIGIAGIMRKPFEKKTPAGITFGVRLDDCPPAQSNRLVPLIVEVCCGVVEERGLEYTGIYRVPGNNAAISSMQEELNSKGMTDIDVQEDKWRDLNVISSLLKSFFRKLPEPLFTNENYADFIEASRTEDSVERLKELKRLIYELPDHHFETLKFLCAHLKKVSDNCEKNKMEPRNLAIVFGPTLVRTSEDNMTNMVNHMPDQCKIVENLIQQFEWFFNDDCHEDPVTTTEQESTVKTQPVPNIDHLLSNIGRTAASPGEVSDSAGSDSSKSKQGLWGSGKDQCSKEMLRSSFFANRKRKKPKDKVQPSSSDDDLDPVFTKKELPGEGQQQPLWSPDSRTEEEGQVAEASEKEEHTNSSEEQLDKTNRKESWPPPSLPPEHISSNLQTGSPYASPPHSPNLSYRMPMAHQSSLSDPPSNYDDTVSDLGTMNSTSSQASVPRVRRGRMAALGTEACPSGLGAEVCSITSDYSTTSSMTFLTGAELSTLSPEVQSVSESRGGEDADDERSELISEGRPMETDSESDLSVFTVGKSDQQDLQEAPRPLPSYRLIECDTLSRKKASQQKTDSESSLDTARGDKDSNRLSRVLGSVKGRSTGSLSSSSRSELDKTEPAWKLKITDRLKVRLRMSVDDMFGVGSQRSRSPEGRSKKKNIRRRHTMGGQRDFAELSVLGDWSQQVGIGSRSELSAVDRLKPKCSSQDFSIGDWIARERHRTSNPEVSLDLAEQQGALCNANSPNPGASSSSSSSSDFQRRPAEALNGDTHQSKNLSLSATAHPHKLTSSQVVHSRFYQYL, encoded by the exons GCAGGCAGCGGAATAGGCTAGAACCCATGGACACTATTTTTGTGAAGCAAGTCAAGGAAGGTGGCCCCGCTCATGCAGCTGGGCTTTGCACAG GGGATCGAATAGTCAAGGTGAATGGAGCCAGCATCATCGGGAAAGCCTACTGTGATGTTATATCTCTAATCCAAGACAG tgGAGACGTTCTTGAACTTTGTGTGATGCCAAAGGATGAGGATATACTGCAGCTG GCCTACTCCCAGGATGCCTACATCCGAGGCCACAGTAGCTACAGTGGAAATGCCTGTCACATCCCTGATCCACCACCAGTATGTTACCCCAGAGTAGACTGTAAGCCTCCTGGCATGGCCCAGACAACAGACTCTGTGGGGCAGGTCTGCCGAGGTTCTTCAGCAGCTCCTGACCATGGGTATCGCAAAGAGATCACTGTGCCCCCATCtcatcctgctcctcctcctcaatCGCATCCTAAAAGCCAAATGGCAGTGTGCATGCGCAACGACAGTGTTAGGACTGTGGTGGTTCCTCCTAATGCAGTCCATATGGGGCGTGTGGGTCCAGCACACAGAACAGATTACATGGACCCGGTCTTTGTTAGGGGAAGACCTGGGTCACTGGCCCAATATCCTCACCCTCGAAAGGCTGATGTTTATCCTGGCGGTCCAGGAATGGTTCCATTTGGAGGTCCAGGGCCTCACTTTCCAGGCAATCATCAAAATATTGATTGGCGCACTTACCAAACATACAGGGAGTACATTGACAACAAAGGAATTCATTCCCATGGTAGTCGGACTATCCAGGAGAGGCTGGACAATTTGCGAACTGCCAGTCAGACCTCCTTTAACACCGCTCATCACATTCCCCGAGGAGGCTGGGGGCCTAAGGTGATACGACGTAGGAGTACTTCCCATGAAAGGTCATACCAAGGACCTCCACCCCACTTTCAGATCGCCCCACGCAGTGTCTCGCAGGACCGCATGAGCAGTGCAGAGAAAAAGTGCCATGCAAGGAACTGGGCCCCCCGAAGTGTCTCCCAAGATGGCTTTGTCCATAAAGCTCGGGCACGCTCAACAGACTATGTTGATCCTGCAGAGCTGGTTCGGCCCaatgagaggagaggagggttTGAAAGGGCAGACCAAGGTACAAGGCCCAGCAGACAATCTATTCCCAGACATGCTATGCTCTACAGGCCCCCTGCTGGATATGGCGGTGGCATGAGAGGGACACCCAACTCTTCCCTGTACTCTAAAGGACCAGATTCTCTTCAGACTCGTTCCTCACCCATGCTCTCCGATAGGCCTTCACATTTTGGAAAGAGCACAAGTTCTGAACATTCTTTCTCTGACCAAAGAGTTTCAGTAAAAGGACACCAATCAGGCCACACTAGCCAACAAGGCCTGAGCAGAATACGGGCAGAAACCATGCAACCCTTTGAAGCAGGCCGAGGTGGAGCATTGGAAGGACTCAGGTCTTCATCTAGCTCTACATCGAAAGAGATGCCCCAGAGGCCTGGCATCCTCAAAACAACCCAACCAAACTCTCAGAGCCAGGTCAATGGGCAGAGCCCCTCAGAgactgaggtggttctgagggAGAAGCCACCCGCTGGAAAGAACCCCAGCCCCCTACGGCACCCTTCCTACATCCTGGCTGTTAATGATGAAGGAGCAGACCCGTCGGCTGATGTCGTGGCGTGCTGGCTTCCAAATGATGCACGTCGAGAGATGCACATGCGGCGCCTTGGGGAACAACATCATGCCTCTAGCTCCAGCAACCTAGATGAGTCTCTGGACTCCATTCCATTCATCG ATGAGCCCGTCAGCCCTAGTGTTGACCGGGAGGCTGCACCTATTCCTCCCTCTGCTGTGATATCGGTCGCACCATCCATTGCCACAGCGCCCTCCAGTCAAGGCTCACCGTGTCCTACCATTCGTCGTCAGCTGTCACATGACCAAG AGTCCCTGCGGAGTGCTTTGTTGGACTCGGACTCAGCCAGTAAAACGGAGCGGTCCAAGTCTTATGATGAGGGTCTGGATAACTATCAGGAAGAGGGAAGAGG AAGATCTCCAAGTAAGCACATGTCGGGTCTCAGGGGTCTGAGAAAG GCTCTGGATGGCCATAAATTATCAGGGGATTCTGGATCTCGCAGGGACTCCTCTTCAGATATCTTCGCTGACTCTTCCAAAGAAGGGTTGCTTAACTTCAGGCAACTCAGTACAGATAAAAATAAG CGTGTCGGCGGAGGGATGAGATCGTGGAAGCAAATGTATGCTGTTCTACAAGGTCACACCCTGACCTTCTACAAAGACAGGAAGGATGCATTGTCTCATGCTTCGGCACAATCTGATGAGGACCCACTTCGAATAAGCGTCAAGGCCTGTCTGATTGACATTTCCTATAGCGATACGAGACGCAAGAATGTACTGCGATTAACCACCTCAGACTGCGAGTATTTGTTCCAGGCAGAAGGGAGGGACGACATGCTGTCGTGGATCAGAGTCATTCAGGAAAACAGTAATCCAGATGAAGAG AATGCGGCTGTAACAAGCCAGGACTTGATCAGCAGAAAGATCAAAGAATACAACATGATGAG CACACCAAGCAGCAGATCTGAACCTTCCCCAAAAGCGTCTCGGCAGTCCCTCAGCATCAAACAAGCCTTCCTGGGAGGTAAAACAGATGGAAAGATCCACAGCCCCCATTCGCCCAAAACAGGAGAGGAGCGAAGGGCTCTGAAAG ATGATTCCAGCCCTCCTCGGGACAGGGGAGCTTGGAAAATTGGCATTGCTGGGATCATGAGGAAACCCTTTGAAAAAAAGACTCCAGCGGGCATCACTTTTGGTGTTCGGCTCGATGATTGTCCACCTGCACAAAGTAACAGG TTGGTTCCTCTCATCGTGGAGGTCTGCTGTGGGGTGGTGGAGGAGCGAGGACTGGAGTACACTGGTATTTACAGGGTTCCTGGGAATAACGCTGCCATCTCCAGCATGCAAGAGGAACTCAACAGCAAAGGCATGACTGACATCGACGTCCAGGAAGAC AAATGGCGGGACCTTAACGTCATCAGTAGTTTATTAAAGTCGTTTTTCCGAAAACTTCCAGAACCTCTGTTTACAAACG AAAATTATGCTGATTTTATTGAAGCCAGCCGAACAGAAGACTCTGTGGAGAGATTAAAGGAGCTTAAAAGGCTG ATCTATGAACTACCCGATCATCACTTTGAAACTCTGAAATTTCTTTGCGCTCACCTGAAGAAGGTTTCTGACAACTGTGAAAAGAACAAG ATGGAGCCTCGTAACCTGGCGATCGTGTTTGGTCCGACGCTGGTCCGAACCTCTGAAGACAACATGACCAACATGGTCAATCACATGCCGGACCAGTGCAAGATAGTTGAGAACCTCATCCAGCAATTCGAATGGTTCTTCAACGATGACTGTCACGAGGATCCCGTC ACTACAACTGAGCAGGAGAGCACGGTGAAGACTCAGCCTGTGCCCAACATCGACCACCTGCTCTCTAACATCGGGCGGACTGCAGCCTCGCCAGGCGAAGTCTCAG ACTCGGCAGGTAGTGACTCCTCCAAATCAAAG CAGGGCTTGTGGGGGTCAGGGAAGGATCAGTGTAGCAAAGAAATGCTGCGCTCCTCCTTCTTCGCCAACCGCAAACGTAAGAAGCCCAAGGATAAGGTTCAACCCAGCAGCTCAGATGACGACTTGGATCCTGTGTTCACCAAGAAGGAGCTCCCAGGGGAGGGCCAGCAACAGCCTCTGTGGTCCCCAGACAGCCGGACCGAGGAGGAGGGGCAGGTGGCTGAAGCCAGCGAGAAAGAGGAGCACACGAACAGCTCAGAGGAACAGCTGGATAAAACCAACAGGAAAGAGTCTTGGCCTCCTCCCTCCCTGCCTCCAGAGCACATTTCCTCCAACCTTCAAACCGGTTCCCCCTACGCCTCGCCGCCCCATTCCCCAAACCTCAGCTACCGCATGCCTATGGCTCACCAGTCCTCTCTGTCCGACCCGCCCTCCAACTACGATGATACAGTTTCTGACCTCGGTACAATGAACAGCACCAGCTCACAAGCATCGGTGCCCAGAGTGAGGCGCGGCAGGATGGCCGCTCTGGGCACAGAGGCATGCCCCAGCGGGCTGGGAGCAGAGGTTTGCTCCATTACCTCAGACTACTCCACCACGTCCTCGATGACGTTTCTGACTGGAGCTGAGCTCAGCACCCTCAGTCCCGAAGTGCAGTCCGTGTCTGAGAGCCGGGGTGGAGAGGACGCAGACGACGAGAGAAGTGAGCTCATCAGCGAAGGAAGGCCGATGGAGACGGACAGTGAGAGtgacctgtctgtgtttaccgtCGGCAAATCTGATCAGCAAGATCTGCAGGAAGCTCCTCGGCCGCTTCCTTCGTACAGACTCATTGAGTGCGATACGCTCTCCAGAAAGAAAGCTTCCCAACAGAAAACCGACAGTGAATCCTCTCTGGACACTGCTCGCGGCGATAAAGATTCCAACAGACTGTCTCGTGTTTTAGGTTCCGTGAAAGGCCGTTCCACTGGAAGCCTCAGCTCCTCGTCCCGAAGCGAGCTCGATAAAACCGAGCCGGCCTGGAAGCTGAAGATCACAGACCGCCTGAAGGTACGTCTTCGGATGTCTGTGGATGATATGTTTGGCGTGGGGAGTCAGAGGAGTCGGTCCCCAGAGGGCCGCAGCAAGAAGAAGAACATCAGGCGCAGGCACACAATGGGCGGACAGAGGGACTTTGCAGAGCTTTCTGTTTTGGGAGACTGGTCGCAGCAGGTTGGCATAGGTTCGCGATCAGAGCTGTCAGCTGTGGACCGGCTGAAGCCGAAGTGTAGCTCTCAGGACTTCTCGATTGGGGACTGGATTGCCCGCGAACGCCACCGCACCAGCAATCCCGAGGTCAGCCTCGACCTCGCTGAACAACAGGGGGCGCTGTGCAACGCAAACTCCCCGAACCCCGGAGCCTCGTCTTCGTCCTCATCCTCGTCTGATTTCCAGCGTCGTCCAGCCGAGGCGTTGAACGGGGACACCCACCAGAGTAAAAATCTGAGCCTTTCTGCCACTGCTCACCCTCATAAACTCACTAGTTCCCAGGTGGTCCATTCACGCTTCTATCAGTACTTGTGA
- the arhgap21b gene encoding rho GTPase-activating protein 21 isoform X4, with protein sequence MMASRWVPSCEDDERQRARSSFCENDSPEWRNLADSPAAQYPTEEEPFSWPRPKSVCLRRTSQGFGFTLRHFIVYPPESSLHYFPEEDHGRRGRQRNRLEPMDTIFVKQVKEGGPAHAAGLCTGDRIVKVNGASIIGKAYCDVISLIQDSGDVLELCVMPKDEDILQLAYSQDAYIRGHSSYSGNACHIPDPPPVCYPRVDCKPPGMAQTTDSVGQVCRGSSAAPDHGYRKEITVPPSHPAPPPQSHPKSQMAVCMRNDSVRTVVVPPNAVHMGRVGPAHRTDYMDPVFVRGRPGSLAQYPHPRKADVYPGGPGMVPFGGPGPHFPGNHQNIDWRTYQTYREYIDNKGIHSHGSRTIQERLDNLRTASQTSFNTAHHIPRGGWGPKVIRRRSTSHERSYQGPPPHFQIAPRSVSQDRMSSAEKKCHARNWAPRSVSQDGFVHKARARSTDYVDPAELVRPNERRGGFERADQGTRPSRQSIPRHAMLYRPPAGYGGGMRGTPNSSLYSKGPDSLQTRSSPMLSDRPSHFGKSTSSEHSFSDQRVSVKGHQSGHTSQQGLSRIRAETMQPFEAGRGGALEGLRSSSSSTSKEMPQRPGILKTTQPNSQSQVNGQSPSETEVVLREKPPAGKNPSPLRHPSYILAVNDEGADPSADVVACWLPNDARREMHMRRLGEQHHASSSSNLDESLDSIPFIDEPVSPSVDREAAPIPPSAVISVAPSIATAPSSQGSPCPTIRRQLSHDQESLRSALLDSDSASKTERSKSYDEGLDNYQEEGRGRSPSKHMSGLRGLRKALDGHKLSGDSGSRRDSSSDIFADSSKEGLLNFRQLSTDKNKRVGGGMRSWKQMYAVLQGHTLTFYKDRKDALSHASAQSDEDPLRISVKACLIDISYSDTRRKNVLRLTTSDCEYLFQAEGRDDMLSWIRVIQENSNPDEENAAVTSQDLISRKIKEYNMMSTPSSRSEPSPKASRQSLSIKQAFLGGKTDGKIHSPHSPKTGEERRALKDDSSPPRDRGAWKIGIAGIMRKPFEKKTPAGITFGVRLDDCPPAQSNRLVPLIVEVCCGVVEERGLEYTGIYRVPGNNAAISSMQEELNSKGMTDIDVQEDKWRDLNVISSLLKSFFRKLPEPLFTNENYADFIEASRTEDSVERLKELKRLIYELPDHHFETLKFLCAHLKKVSDNCEKNKMEPRNLAIVFGPTLVRTSEDNMTNMVNHMPDQCKIVENLIQQFEWFFNDDCHEDPVTTTEQESTVKTQPVPNIDHLLSNIGRTAASPGEVSDSAGSDSSKSKGLWGSGKDQCSKEMLRSSFFANRKRKKPKDKVQPSSSDDDLDPVFTKKELPGEGQQQPLWSPDSRTEEEGQVAEASEKEEHTNSSEEQLDKTNRKESWPPPSLPPEHISSNLQTGSPYASPPHSPNLSYRMPMAHQSSLSDPPSNYDDTVSDLGTMNSTSSQASVPRVRRGRMAALGTEACPSGLGAEVCSITSDYSTTSSMTFLTGAELSTLSPEVQSVSESRGGEDADDERSELISEGRPMETDSESDLSVFTVGKSDQQDLQEAPRPLPSYRLIECDTLSRKKASQQKTDSESSLDTARGDKDSNRLSRVLGSVKGRSTGSLSSSSRSELDKTEPAWKLKITDRLKVRLRMSVDDMFGVGSQRSRSPEGRSKKKNIRRRHTMGGQRDFAELSVLGDWSQQVGIGSRSELSAVDRLKPKCSSQDFSIGDWIARERHRTSNPEVSLDLAEQQGALCNANSPNPGASSSSSSSSDFQRRPAEALNGDTHQSKNLSLSATAHPHKLTSSQVVHSRFYQYL encoded by the exons GCAGGCAGCGGAATAGGCTAGAACCCATGGACACTATTTTTGTGAAGCAAGTCAAGGAAGGTGGCCCCGCTCATGCAGCTGGGCTTTGCACAG GGGATCGAATAGTCAAGGTGAATGGAGCCAGCATCATCGGGAAAGCCTACTGTGATGTTATATCTCTAATCCAAGACAG tgGAGACGTTCTTGAACTTTGTGTGATGCCAAAGGATGAGGATATACTGCAGCTG GCCTACTCCCAGGATGCCTACATCCGAGGCCACAGTAGCTACAGTGGAAATGCCTGTCACATCCCTGATCCACCACCAGTATGTTACCCCAGAGTAGACTGTAAGCCTCCTGGCATGGCCCAGACAACAGACTCTGTGGGGCAGGTCTGCCGAGGTTCTTCAGCAGCTCCTGACCATGGGTATCGCAAAGAGATCACTGTGCCCCCATCtcatcctgctcctcctcctcaatCGCATCCTAAAAGCCAAATGGCAGTGTGCATGCGCAACGACAGTGTTAGGACTGTGGTGGTTCCTCCTAATGCAGTCCATATGGGGCGTGTGGGTCCAGCACACAGAACAGATTACATGGACCCGGTCTTTGTTAGGGGAAGACCTGGGTCACTGGCCCAATATCCTCACCCTCGAAAGGCTGATGTTTATCCTGGCGGTCCAGGAATGGTTCCATTTGGAGGTCCAGGGCCTCACTTTCCAGGCAATCATCAAAATATTGATTGGCGCACTTACCAAACATACAGGGAGTACATTGACAACAAAGGAATTCATTCCCATGGTAGTCGGACTATCCAGGAGAGGCTGGACAATTTGCGAACTGCCAGTCAGACCTCCTTTAACACCGCTCATCACATTCCCCGAGGAGGCTGGGGGCCTAAGGTGATACGACGTAGGAGTACTTCCCATGAAAGGTCATACCAAGGACCTCCACCCCACTTTCAGATCGCCCCACGCAGTGTCTCGCAGGACCGCATGAGCAGTGCAGAGAAAAAGTGCCATGCAAGGAACTGGGCCCCCCGAAGTGTCTCCCAAGATGGCTTTGTCCATAAAGCTCGGGCACGCTCAACAGACTATGTTGATCCTGCAGAGCTGGTTCGGCCCaatgagaggagaggagggttTGAAAGGGCAGACCAAGGTACAAGGCCCAGCAGACAATCTATTCCCAGACATGCTATGCTCTACAGGCCCCCTGCTGGATATGGCGGTGGCATGAGAGGGACACCCAACTCTTCCCTGTACTCTAAAGGACCAGATTCTCTTCAGACTCGTTCCTCACCCATGCTCTCCGATAGGCCTTCACATTTTGGAAAGAGCACAAGTTCTGAACATTCTTTCTCTGACCAAAGAGTTTCAGTAAAAGGACACCAATCAGGCCACACTAGCCAACAAGGCCTGAGCAGAATACGGGCAGAAACCATGCAACCCTTTGAAGCAGGCCGAGGTGGAGCATTGGAAGGACTCAGGTCTTCATCTAGCTCTACATCGAAAGAGATGCCCCAGAGGCCTGGCATCCTCAAAACAACCCAACCAAACTCTCAGAGCCAGGTCAATGGGCAGAGCCCCTCAGAgactgaggtggttctgagggAGAAGCCACCCGCTGGAAAGAACCCCAGCCCCCTACGGCACCCTTCCTACATCCTGGCTGTTAATGATGAAGGAGCAGACCCGTCGGCTGATGTCGTGGCGTGCTGGCTTCCAAATGATGCACGTCGAGAGATGCACATGCGGCGCCTTGGGGAACAACATCATGCCTCTAGCTCCAGCAACCTAGATGAGTCTCTGGACTCCATTCCATTCATCG ATGAGCCCGTCAGCCCTAGTGTTGACCGGGAGGCTGCACCTATTCCTCCCTCTGCTGTGATATCGGTCGCACCATCCATTGCCACAGCGCCCTCCAGTCAAGGCTCACCGTGTCCTACCATTCGTCGTCAGCTGTCACATGACCAAG AGTCCCTGCGGAGTGCTTTGTTGGACTCGGACTCAGCCAGTAAAACGGAGCGGTCCAAGTCTTATGATGAGGGTCTGGATAACTATCAGGAAGAGGGAAGAGG AAGATCTCCAAGTAAGCACATGTCGGGTCTCAGGGGTCTGAGAAAG GCTCTGGATGGCCATAAATTATCAGGGGATTCTGGATCTCGCAGGGACTCCTCTTCAGATATCTTCGCTGACTCTTCCAAAGAAGGGTTGCTTAACTTCAGGCAACTCAGTACAGATAAAAATAAG CGTGTCGGCGGAGGGATGAGATCGTGGAAGCAAATGTATGCTGTTCTACAAGGTCACACCCTGACCTTCTACAAAGACAGGAAGGATGCATTGTCTCATGCTTCGGCACAATCTGATGAGGACCCACTTCGAATAAGCGTCAAGGCCTGTCTGATTGACATTTCCTATAGCGATACGAGACGCAAGAATGTACTGCGATTAACCACCTCAGACTGCGAGTATTTGTTCCAGGCAGAAGGGAGGGACGACATGCTGTCGTGGATCAGAGTCATTCAGGAAAACAGTAATCCAGATGAAGAG AATGCGGCTGTAACAAGCCAGGACTTGATCAGCAGAAAGATCAAAGAATACAACATGATGAG CACACCAAGCAGCAGATCTGAACCTTCCCCAAAAGCGTCTCGGCAGTCCCTCAGCATCAAACAAGCCTTCCTGGGAGGTAAAACAGATGGAAAGATCCACAGCCCCCATTCGCCCAAAACAGGAGAGGAGCGAAGGGCTCTGAAAG ATGATTCCAGCCCTCCTCGGGACAGGGGAGCTTGGAAAATTGGCATTGCTGGGATCATGAGGAAACCCTTTGAAAAAAAGACTCCAGCGGGCATCACTTTTGGTGTTCGGCTCGATGATTGTCCACCTGCACAAAGTAACAGG TTGGTTCCTCTCATCGTGGAGGTCTGCTGTGGGGTGGTGGAGGAGCGAGGACTGGAGTACACTGGTATTTACAGGGTTCCTGGGAATAACGCTGCCATCTCCAGCATGCAAGAGGAACTCAACAGCAAAGGCATGACTGACATCGACGTCCAGGAAGAC AAATGGCGGGACCTTAACGTCATCAGTAGTTTATTAAAGTCGTTTTTCCGAAAACTTCCAGAACCTCTGTTTACAAACG AAAATTATGCTGATTTTATTGAAGCCAGCCGAACAGAAGACTCTGTGGAGAGATTAAAGGAGCTTAAAAGGCTG ATCTATGAACTACCCGATCATCACTTTGAAACTCTGAAATTTCTTTGCGCTCACCTGAAGAAGGTTTCTGACAACTGTGAAAAGAACAAG ATGGAGCCTCGTAACCTGGCGATCGTGTTTGGTCCGACGCTGGTCCGAACCTCTGAAGACAACATGACCAACATGGTCAATCACATGCCGGACCAGTGCAAGATAGTTGAGAACCTCATCCAGCAATTCGAATGGTTCTTCAACGATGACTGTCACGAGGATCCCGTC ACTACAACTGAGCAGGAGAGCACGGTGAAGACTCAGCCTGTGCCCAACATCGACCACCTGCTCTCTAACATCGGGCGGACTGCAGCCTCGCCAGGCGAAGTCTCAG ACTCGGCAGGTAGTGACTCCTCCAAATCAAAG GGCTTGTGGGGGTCAGGGAAGGATCAGTGTAGCAAAGAAATGCTGCGCTCCTCCTTCTTCGCCAACCGCAAACGTAAGAAGCCCAAGGATAAGGTTCAACCCAGCAGCTCAGATGACGACTTGGATCCTGTGTTCACCAAGAAGGAGCTCCCAGGGGAGGGCCAGCAACAGCCTCTGTGGTCCCCAGACAGCCGGACCGAGGAGGAGGGGCAGGTGGCTGAAGCCAGCGAGAAAGAGGAGCACACGAACAGCTCAGAGGAACAGCTGGATAAAACCAACAGGAAAGAGTCTTGGCCTCCTCCCTCCCTGCCTCCAGAGCACATTTCCTCCAACCTTCAAACCGGTTCCCCCTACGCCTCGCCGCCCCATTCCCCAAACCTCAGCTACCGCATGCCTATGGCTCACCAGTCCTCTCTGTCCGACCCGCCCTCCAACTACGATGATACAGTTTCTGACCTCGGTACAATGAACAGCACCAGCTCACAAGCATCGGTGCCCAGAGTGAGGCGCGGCAGGATGGCCGCTCTGGGCACAGAGGCATGCCCCAGCGGGCTGGGAGCAGAGGTTTGCTCCATTACCTCAGACTACTCCACCACGTCCTCGATGACGTTTCTGACTGGAGCTGAGCTCAGCACCCTCAGTCCCGAAGTGCAGTCCGTGTCTGAGAGCCGGGGTGGAGAGGACGCAGACGACGAGAGAAGTGAGCTCATCAGCGAAGGAAGGCCGATGGAGACGGACAGTGAGAGtgacctgtctgtgtttaccgtCGGCAAATCTGATCAGCAAGATCTGCAGGAAGCTCCTCGGCCGCTTCCTTCGTACAGACTCATTGAGTGCGATACGCTCTCCAGAAAGAAAGCTTCCCAACAGAAAACCGACAGTGAATCCTCTCTGGACACTGCTCGCGGCGATAAAGATTCCAACAGACTGTCTCGTGTTTTAGGTTCCGTGAAAGGCCGTTCCACTGGAAGCCTCAGCTCCTCGTCCCGAAGCGAGCTCGATAAAACCGAGCCGGCCTGGAAGCTGAAGATCACAGACCGCCTGAAGGTACGTCTTCGGATGTCTGTGGATGATATGTTTGGCGTGGGGAGTCAGAGGAGTCGGTCCCCAGAGGGCCGCAGCAAGAAGAAGAACATCAGGCGCAGGCACACAATGGGCGGACAGAGGGACTTTGCAGAGCTTTCTGTTTTGGGAGACTGGTCGCAGCAGGTTGGCATAGGTTCGCGATCAGAGCTGTCAGCTGTGGACCGGCTGAAGCCGAAGTGTAGCTCTCAGGACTTCTCGATTGGGGACTGGATTGCCCGCGAACGCCACCGCACCAGCAATCCCGAGGTCAGCCTCGACCTCGCTGAACAACAGGGGGCGCTGTGCAACGCAAACTCCCCGAACCCCGGAGCCTCGTCTTCGTCCTCATCCTCGTCTGATTTCCAGCGTCGTCCAGCCGAGGCGTTGAACGGGGACACCCACCAGAGTAAAAATCTGAGCCTTTCTGCCACTGCTCACCCTCATAAACTCACTAGTTCCCAGGTGGTCCATTCACGCTTCTATCAGTACTTGTGA